In the Malania oleifera isolate guangnan ecotype guangnan chromosome 1, ASM2987363v1, whole genome shotgun sequence genome, one interval contains:
- the LOC131156198 gene encoding large ribosomal subunit protein uL24c isoform X2: MKFDGNFNYVREVITTEKPCLVVMTLKRWERKKCKPNSLPVLHKMHVKVGDTVKIISGHEKGRIGEITKIFRHNSTVIVKDMNLKTKHMKSREEDKPGQKIKIEGTIHSSNVMLYSKEQNIASRVGHKVLDNGKRVRYLLKTGEIVDTDVNWKRLIKEEKTEVAATS, from the exons GTAATCACCACAGAGAAACCATGTCTTGTTGTAATGACG CTTAAGCGATGGGAGCGAAAAAAATGTAAGCCAAATAGCCTTCCAGTGCTACACAAAATGCATGTTAAGGTTGGAGACACAGTGAAAATAATATCTGGACATGAGAAAGGTAGAATTGGGGAGATAACCAAGATCTTTAGACACAATAGCACAGTAATAGTGAAAGATATGAATTTGAAGACAAAGCATATGAAGAGCAGAGAGGAGGACAAACCAGGGCAGAAAATCAAG ATTGAAGGAACTATTCACAGCTCAAATGTGATGCTTTACTCAAAAGAACAGAACATAGCAAGCAGGGTGGGTCACAAAGTCCTGGACAATGGAAAACGGGTTCGTTACCTCTTGAAAACCGGAGAAATAGTGGACACCGATGTGAACTGGAAGAGATTGATCAAAGAAGAAAAGACTGAAGTAGCTGCGACTTCTTAG